From one Oncorhynchus clarkii lewisi isolate Uvic-CL-2024 chromosome 6, UVic_Ocla_1.0, whole genome shotgun sequence genomic stretch:
- the LOC139411670 gene encoding BTB/POZ domain-containing protein 1-like isoform X1, whose translation MATGGGGIGPPSNLEGRASNFAHSGAGRNAGVASNMPVPVVAAPISPPSGGLHREPMYNWQATKSSVKERFAFLFNNELLSDVRFIVGKGRQAQRIPAHKFVLAAGSAVFDAMFNGGMATTSAEIELPDVEPAAFLALLRFLYSDEVHIGPETVMTTLYTAKKYAVPALETQCVEFLTKHLRADNAFMLLTQARLFDEPQLASLCLETIDKSTGDAINAEGFTDIDLDTLCAVLERDTLGIRENRLFGAVVRWADAECYRQQLPLTSENKQKVLGKALTLIRFPLMTVEEFAAGPAQSGILFDREVVNLFLHFTVNPKPRVDYIDRPRCCLRGKEGSISRFQQVESRWGYSGTSDRIRFNVNRRISVVGFGLYGSIHGPTDYQVNIQIIESDKSLTLATNDTGFSCDGTANTFRVMFKEPVEILPNVSYTACATLKGPDSHYGTKGLKKVSQESATGTKTTFFFFSSPGNNNGTSVEDGQIPEIIYYT comes from the exons ATGGCGACTGGGGGTGGTGGCATCGGTCCACCGTCCAATCTTGAAGGACGAGCATCAAATTTCGCCCATTCTGGAGCGGGAAGAAATGCTGGAGTGGCCTCGAATATGCCAGTCCCCGTGGTCGCAGCACCAATCTCACCCCCGTCGGGTGGCCTTCACCGGGAGCCTATGTACAACTGGCAGGCCACGAAGAGCTCAGTAAAAGAGCGATTCGCGTTTCTCTTCAATAACGAACTGCTCAGTGACGTTAGGTTTATTGTCGGTAAAGGTAGACAGGCGCAGAGGATACCAGCGCATAAATTCGTCCTAGCTGCTGGTAGTGCAGTATTTGACGCCATGTTCAACGGGGGAATGGCCACCACCTCGGCCGAGATagagttacctgatgtggaaccTGCAGCCTTCCTAGCCTTGCTAAG gttccTGTACTCTGACGAGGTCCACATAGGACCAGAGACGGTGATGACCACTCTGTACACGGCGAAGAAATATGCCGTTCCTGCTCTAGAGACTCAGTGTGTGGAGTTCCTTACCAAACACCTCAGGGCAGACAATGCATTCATGCTACTCACTCAG GCCAGACTATTCGATGAGCCTCAGCTTGCCAGCCTCTGTTTGGAAACAATAGACAAAAGCACCGGTGATGCCATAAACGCAGAAGGATTCACTGACATTGACCTAG ATACGCTGTGTGCAGTGCTGGAGAGAGACACCCTGGGGATTCGCGAAAACCGTCTATTTGGTGCGGTGGTGCGCTGGGCGGATGCCGAGTGTTACAGGCAACAGCTTCCCCTCACCTCTGAGAACAAACAGAAGGTTCTGGGCAAGGCCCTAACCCTCATCCGCTTCCCACTCATGACTGTGGAGGAGTTTGCTGCGG GGCCTGCCCAGTCTGGAATATTGTTCGATCGGGAGGTGGTAAATCTGTTTTTACACTTTACAGTAAACCCCAAGCCGCGGGTAGACTACATTGACAGGCCCCGCTGCTGCCTCCGAGGAAAGGAGGGCAGCATTAGTAGGTTCCAGCAGGTTGAAAGTCGCTGGGGATACAGTGGCACCAGTGACAGGATCAG ATTTAATGTAAATAGAAGAATATCAGTGGTGGGTTTCGGACTGTATGGATCGATCCACGGACCTACGGACTATCAGGTTAATATACAG ATTATTGAGAGTGACAAAAGCCTAACGCTAGCAACAAACGACACGGGCTTCAGCTGTGACGGAACAGCCAACACGTTCAGAGTCATGTTCAAGGAGCCGGTGGAGATTTTACCCAACGTTAGTTACACCGCTTGTGCAACCTTAAAG GGCCCGGACTCTCACTACGGCACTAAAGGGTTAAAGAAAGTGAGCCAGGAGTCTGCCACGGGGACCAAGACCACCTTTTTCTTTTTCAGCTCTCCTGGGAACAACAACGGCACGTCAGTGGAGGACGGACAGATCCCAGAGATCATCTACTACACCTAG
- the LOC139411670 gene encoding BTB/POZ domain-containing protein 1-like isoform X2, producing MATGGGGIGPPSNLEGRASNFAHSGAGRNAGVASNMPVPVVAAPISPPSGGLHREPMYNWQATKSSVKERFAFLFNNELLSDVRFIVGKGRQAQRIPAHKFVLAAGSAVFDAMFNGGMATTSAEIELPDVEPAAFLALLRFLYSDEVHIGPETVMTTLYTAKKYAVPALETQCVEFLTKHLRADNAFMLLTQARLFDEPQLASLCLETIDKSTGDAINAEGFTDIDLDTLCAVLERDTLGIRENRLFGAVVRWADAECYRQQLPLTSENKQKVLGKALTLIRFPLMTVEEFAAVNPKPRVDYIDRPRCCLRGKEGSISRFQQVESRWGYSGTSDRIRFNVNRRISVVGFGLYGSIHGPTDYQVNIQIIESDKSLTLATNDTGFSCDGTANTFRVMFKEPVEILPNVSYTACATLKGPDSHYGTKGLKKVSQESATGTKTTFFFFSSPGNNNGTSVEDGQIPEIIYYT from the exons ATGGCGACTGGGGGTGGTGGCATCGGTCCACCGTCCAATCTTGAAGGACGAGCATCAAATTTCGCCCATTCTGGAGCGGGAAGAAATGCTGGAGTGGCCTCGAATATGCCAGTCCCCGTGGTCGCAGCACCAATCTCACCCCCGTCGGGTGGCCTTCACCGGGAGCCTATGTACAACTGGCAGGCCACGAAGAGCTCAGTAAAAGAGCGATTCGCGTTTCTCTTCAATAACGAACTGCTCAGTGACGTTAGGTTTATTGTCGGTAAAGGTAGACAGGCGCAGAGGATACCAGCGCATAAATTCGTCCTAGCTGCTGGTAGTGCAGTATTTGACGCCATGTTCAACGGGGGAATGGCCACCACCTCGGCCGAGATagagttacctgatgtggaaccTGCAGCCTTCCTAGCCTTGCTAAG gttccTGTACTCTGACGAGGTCCACATAGGACCAGAGACGGTGATGACCACTCTGTACACGGCGAAGAAATATGCCGTTCCTGCTCTAGAGACTCAGTGTGTGGAGTTCCTTACCAAACACCTCAGGGCAGACAATGCATTCATGCTACTCACTCAG GCCAGACTATTCGATGAGCCTCAGCTTGCCAGCCTCTGTTTGGAAACAATAGACAAAAGCACCGGTGATGCCATAAACGCAGAAGGATTCACTGACATTGACCTAG ATACGCTGTGTGCAGTGCTGGAGAGAGACACCCTGGGGATTCGCGAAAACCGTCTATTTGGTGCGGTGGTGCGCTGGGCGGATGCCGAGTGTTACAGGCAACAGCTTCCCCTCACCTCTGAGAACAAACAGAAGGTTCTGGGCAAGGCCCTAACCCTCATCCGCTTCCCACTCATGACTGTGGAGGAGTTTGCTGCGG TAAACCCCAAGCCGCGGGTAGACTACATTGACAGGCCCCGCTGCTGCCTCCGAGGAAAGGAGGGCAGCATTAGTAGGTTCCAGCAGGTTGAAAGTCGCTGGGGATACAGTGGCACCAGTGACAGGATCAG ATTTAATGTAAATAGAAGAATATCAGTGGTGGGTTTCGGACTGTATGGATCGATCCACGGACCTACGGACTATCAGGTTAATATACAG ATTATTGAGAGTGACAAAAGCCTAACGCTAGCAACAAACGACACGGGCTTCAGCTGTGACGGAACAGCCAACACGTTCAGAGTCATGTTCAAGGAGCCGGTGGAGATTTTACCCAACGTTAGTTACACCGCTTGTGCAACCTTAAAG GGCCCGGACTCTCACTACGGCACTAAAGGGTTAAAGAAAGTGAGCCAGGAGTCTGCCACGGGGACCAAGACCACCTTTTTCTTTTTCAGCTCTCCTGGGAACAACAACGGCACGTCAGTGGAGGACGGACAGATCCCAGAGATCATCTACTACACCTAG